A genome region from Ralstonia solanacearum K60 includes the following:
- a CDS encoding 5'-methylthioadenosine/adenosylhomocysteine nucleosidase yields the protein MNIQSSRPNGPIGIVAALHEEISELLTLLSDARCVRIGSRDFWQGELDGRAVVVVLSRIGKVAAATTAAVLVTQFGVRAVVFAGVAGALASQVAVGDVVVSTELLQHDVDASPLFPRWEIPLTGVARFQAAPALVQGLLESARATLGDPCALLGRPVMEAFGIAAPQAHTGLVISGDRFVATSAESRMLKDALPDALAVEMEGAAVAQVCHEWGVPFAAIRTISDRADDAASVDFSAFISEVDSRYSVAILRRWLSGTHSA from the coding sequence ATGAACATTCAATCGAGCCGTCCGAATGGACCGATCGGCATCGTTGCCGCGTTGCATGAAGAGATCAGCGAACTGCTGACCCTGTTGTCGGACGCCCGCTGCGTGCGCATCGGCAGTCGGGATTTCTGGCAGGGCGAGCTCGATGGCCGGGCGGTCGTGGTGGTGCTGTCCCGCATCGGCAAGGTCGCGGCTGCGACGACCGCCGCTGTACTGGTCACGCAGTTTGGCGTGCGGGCGGTTGTTTTCGCCGGCGTTGCCGGCGCGTTGGCATCCCAGGTCGCGGTGGGCGACGTGGTGGTGTCGACCGAGCTGCTGCAGCACGACGTCGACGCCTCGCCGCTGTTCCCGCGCTGGGAGATTCCCTTGACGGGGGTGGCGCGCTTCCAGGCCGCCCCGGCACTCGTGCAAGGCTTGCTGGAGAGCGCGCGAGCCACCCTGGGCGATCCGTGCGCGCTCTTGGGGCGGCCGGTCATGGAAGCCTTCGGGATTGCCGCTCCGCAGGCGCACACCGGCCTGGTCATCAGCGGCGACCGGTTTGTCGCGACTTCGGCCGAGAGCCGGATGCTGAAGGACGCGCTGCCGGATGCGCTGGCCGTCGAAATGGAGGGCGCCGCAGTGGCCCAGGTCTGCCACGAATGGGGCGTTCCGTTCGCCGCGATCCGGACGATTTCCGATCGCGCGGACGATGCGGCGAGCGTGGATTTTTCCGCATTCATCTCGGAGGTGGACTCGCGCTACAGCGTGGCCATTCTGCGCAGATGGTTGTCCGGGACCCATTCGGCGTGA